The proteins below come from a single Seriola aureovittata isolate HTS-2021-v1 ecotype China chromosome 23, ASM2101889v1, whole genome shotgun sequence genomic window:
- the LOC130164051 gene encoding immunoglobulin kappa light chain-like isoform X2, whose translation MTPSQFVVSLMCLSLAQMNDLSSSVRQESGFIATHVGRSIILQCFYDNDMVTRYYWYKQNLGEKPRLMATFYTYNKKDTFYDEYENNPRFTLDTENGKNHLRISDLRTSDSATYYCASSYSVAFEFGEGATVSVKGSGLNIQALVHQSGSDTIQPGGSVTLSCTVHTGTCDGEHSVYWFKDSEESHPGLIYTHGDRNDQCERKPETQTQTCVYNLPMQSLNLSHAGTYYCAVASCGHILFGNGTKLDFEDEDSLVYLLSGALGFSTILNVLLAFSVCVISMRGNCLCTESSVRFSDPSKNNAEGSQNEDEDVVYYIVLKDNEIRRRRLKDTWSECVYFSVKQQS comes from the exons ATGACACCGTCACAGTTTGTCGTCTCTCTCATGTGTTTGTCCTTGG ctcagatgaATGATCTGTCCTCATCTGTTCGCCAAGAGAGTGGTTTTATAGCCACTCATGTTGGCCGAAGTATAATTTTACAATGTTTCTATGACAACGATATGGTAACAAGGTATTACTGGTACAAGCAAAATTTGGGAGAGAAACCGAGGCTCATGGCTACCTTCTACACATATAATAAAAAGGACACTTTTTATGATGAATACGAGAACAATCCACGCTTCACACTGGACACTGAAAATGGTAAAAATCACTTGAGGATCTCAGATTTACGCACGTCAGACTCAGCTACTTACTACTGTGCAAGTAGCTATTCAGTAGCATTTGAATTTGGGGAGGGAGCTACTGTCAGTGTGAAGGGTTCAGGTTTGAACATCCAGGCTTTGGTCCATCAGTCCGGATCTGACACCATCCAGCCAGGAGGCTCTGTGACTCTCAGCTGTACAGTTCACACTGGGACCTGTGATGGAGAACACAGTGTTTACTGGTTCAAAGACTCTGAAGAATCTCATCCAGGACTCATTTACACTCATGGAGACAGGAACGATCAGTGTGAGAGGAaacctgagacacaaacacaaacctgtgtcTACAACTTGCCGATGCAGAGCCTGAATCTTTCTCATGCTGGGACCTACTACTGTGCTGTTGCCTCATGTGGACACATACTGTTTGGAAACGGGACCAAGCTGGACTTTGAGG ATGAGGACTCTCTTGTGTATTTGCTGAGTGGGGCTCTCGGGTTCAGCACCATCCTCAACGTGTTACTGgctttctcagtgtgtgtgatcagcATGAGAGGAAACTGCCTCTGCACAG agtcTTCTGTGAGATTTTCTGATCCCTCCAAGAACAATGCAGAG GGTTCccaaaatgaagatgaagatgttgTCTATTACATTGTTTTAAAGGATAACGAGATCAGGCGAAGAAGACTGAAGGACACCTGGAGTGAATGTGTGTACTTCAGTGTAAAGCAGCAGAGCTGA
- the LOC130164051 gene encoding immunoglobulin kappa light chain-like isoform X1, translated as MTSPELVLYVACLFLCKMAQMNDLSSSVRQESGFIATHVGRSIILQCFYDNDMVTRYYWYKQNLGEKPRLMATFYTYNKKDTFYDEYENNPRFTLDTENGKNHLRISDLRTSDSATYYCASSYSVAFEFGEGATVSVKGSGLNIQALVHQSGSDTIQPGGSVTLSCTVHTGTCDGEHSVYWFKDSEESHPGLIYTHGDRNDQCERKPETQTQTCVYNLPMQSLNLSHAGTYYCAVASCGHILFGNGTKLDFEDEDSLVYLLSGALGFSTILNVLLAFSVCVISMRGNCLCTESSVRFSDPSKNNAEGSQNEDEDVVYYIVLKDNEIRRRRLKDTWSECVYFSVKQQS; from the exons ATGACTTCTCCAGAGTTGGTTTTATATGTTGCATGTTTGTTCTTGTGCAAAAtgg ctcagatgaATGATCTGTCCTCATCTGTTCGCCAAGAGAGTGGTTTTATAGCCACTCATGTTGGCCGAAGTATAATTTTACAATGTTTCTATGACAACGATATGGTAACAAGGTATTACTGGTACAAGCAAAATTTGGGAGAGAAACCGAGGCTCATGGCTACCTTCTACACATATAATAAAAAGGACACTTTTTATGATGAATACGAGAACAATCCACGCTTCACACTGGACACTGAAAATGGTAAAAATCACTTGAGGATCTCAGATTTACGCACGTCAGACTCAGCTACTTACTACTGTGCAAGTAGCTATTCAGTAGCATTTGAATTTGGGGAGGGAGCTACTGTCAGTGTGAAGGGTTCAGGTTTGAACATCCAGGCTTTGGTCCATCAGTCCGGATCTGACACCATCCAGCCAGGAGGCTCTGTGACTCTCAGCTGTACAGTTCACACTGGGACCTGTGATGGAGAACACAGTGTTTACTGGTTCAAAGACTCTGAAGAATCTCATCCAGGACTCATTTACACTCATGGAGACAGGAACGATCAGTGTGAGAGGAaacctgagacacaaacacaaacctgtgtcTACAACTTGCCGATGCAGAGCCTGAATCTTTCTCATGCTGGGACCTACTACTGTGCTGTTGCCTCATGTGGACACATACTGTTTGGAAACGGGACCAAGCTGGACTTTGAGG ATGAGGACTCTCTTGTGTATTTGCTGAGTGGGGCTCTCGGGTTCAGCACCATCCTCAACGTGTTACTGgctttctcagtgtgtgtgatcagcATGAGAGGAAACTGCCTCTGCACAG agtcTTCTGTGAGATTTTCTGATCCCTCCAAGAACAATGCAGAG GGTTCccaaaatgaagatgaagatgttgTCTATTACATTGTTTTAAAGGATAACGAGATCAGGCGAAGAAGACTGAAGGACACCTGGAGTGAATGTGTGTACTTCAGTGTAAAGCAGCAGAGCTGA